GCCTGGATGCCCACGAATCCCTGGTGGCGAGTCGCCGCGGCGCGGAGGTCGCGCGAGCCATGGGGGCACTGCACCGAGTGACGGCAGCCCTGCAGGTCGAACGGGCGGCCACCGTGCACGTCGAGCTCGGTCAGTCGGTCATCGATCTTCCCTCTCCGGAGCGGGCCCGCGAGCGCACCGACACCGCCGTCGAGAGCGCGCTCCGGATCTCCGCAACCGCAGGCTTCGTCGAGGCCTGGGATCACTTCGAGCGGGCGGCGGGAAGGCTCGATCCGATACGATCCATGGCCGACCCGGGGGGCGAGTCGGTCCGCCTGACCGTGGACGCCTACGACGAGGTGATCGATGCGGCCCATCGGGTCATGGCCGGTGCGCTGGAGCGCGTCCACGAAACGCCCGTGCACCTCCAGGCCGAACGGCTGCACCTGCTGGAGGTGGCGCGGGAGAATCTGCAGCGCGAGTACGACCGGACCCTGCGCTGGTTCGCTTCACCCGCCGATTCCGGTCTGCGGACCGAGGCGGCCTACGCGCGCGGCCGGGCCCACGTTCTCTTCGAGGCCCTGCGGACGAAGCTGGGCGGCACGCCCCGGTCGCGGCTCGACGAGGCCCTGGCGATCGGTCGGGATCCGATGGTCGAGAGGATCCGCGGCGCGGTCGATCGTGGCGTCCTGCCGCAGGACGCGCACGTGGTCGAGTGTCTTCCCCTGGTGGATCGGGCCAACACGATCCTGCTCGACGTCGAGAGGGAACTCGGGCGCCGCCAGATCGAGTCGGCGGACGCAGCGCATCGGGCCGCGCTGCTGCGTGCGGTCGGTGTCCTGATCGCTCTGGTCGCCGTCGCCGTGTCCTACCTGATGGCGATGCGTGGGTTCCGACGCCACGTCATGCGTCCGCTGCACGAGATCGGCACCGTGTCCGAGCGCCTGGCAATGGGCGACATGGACGTCGACATCCGGATCTCGCGCGATCGGGAGTTCGTGCGTGTCCAGGCCGGACTGGAGCAGACACGCGCGTACTACCGCGAGCTCGCCCGGGCCATGTCCGGGATCGCCGACGGCGATCTCAGGCACCACCACGTGCCCCGCTCGAGCAGCGACGAGCTCGGCCATATCGCGGCCCGCATGATCGAGGGTCTTCGCGGGCTGGTGGGCGAGATCCGGTCGACGAGTCGAATGCTCCGCGAGGAGTCCGCGCGGATGTCCCGCGCCAGTCAGCAGTCGAAGGTGGCGGTCGTCGCCGCCACCGAGGAGTCGCAGAGCCTGTCGAGCGCGGTCGAACACATGCACGCGAGCATCCAGGAGATCGCGCTGAGCGCGAGTGAGTCGACACATGTGGTGACGTCGGCCCACGACGCCGTCGCGAGGGCCGAGGCCAGCGTGCGCGAACTCACCGCGAGCAGCGACGAGATCGGTGAGGTCCTGGCCCTGATCGACGACATCGCCGAGCAGACCAATCTGCTCGCGCTGAACGCGACGATCGAGGCGGCCCGCGCCGGCGAGGTGGGCAAGGGATTCGCCGTGGTCGCCACCGAGGTCAAGAACCTGGCCGAGCAGACCGCCCGCGCGACAGAAGAGGTGGGCGAGAAGGTCTCCGGAATCCGCGAGAGGGTGGGTGCGGCCATGAGCGACATGGAGGCGATCAGTGGGGGCATCGACAAGGTGCACAAGATGTCGGAGTCGCTCGCCAAGGCCGTGAACACCCAGAGTGGGACGACCGGCGAGATCAGCATGAGCGTCACGTCGATGCACCAGAGCACGGAGATGTCGCGGGCCACCACCGAGTCCGCCGGGCAGGCGATCGAGGAGCTCCGGGGTCTGGGCGATGCCCTGGGTGGACTGATCGAACGTTTCCAGCTCCGCGAAGAGGACGCGGCCGCCGTTGCCTCCGAGGAGGAGGTCGACCTCGGAGACTCCTTCGAACAGTTCTGACCGATCGCGCTCGATCCCTCGACCCTGTCCACGGCAGCGTATAGACTCTCCGACGTCCCGTTCCCGACGGCCCGCACGCCGTCGACCCCGGTTCCGGAGAGATCCACATGACCTACCGAATGCTCGGCTCGTCCGGGGTGAAGGTGTACCCCCTCTGCCTGGGCACCATGAACTTCGGCAACGATGGTTGGGGCTGCGACGAGGACACGAGCGTTGCGATCCTGAATCGCTATCTGGACCGTGGCGGCAACTTCGTCGACACCGCCAACGTGTACTCGGGAGGGCGGAGCGAGGAGATCCTGGGTCGAGCCCTGGAAGGTCGGCGCGACGACGTGGTCCTGGCCACCAAGGGCTACTTCCCCCTGGGTCCCGACCCCAATCGCACCGGCAACAGCCGGCGGAATCTCCGCCGGAGCGTCGAGGACAGTCTGCGGCGTCTGCGGACCGATCGGATCGATCTCTACCAGCTGCACATCTGGGATCCGTTGACGCCGATCGAGGAGACCCTCGGCGTGCTCGACGACATGGTCCACGAGGGACTGATCCACTACCTCGGCTGTTGCAACTTCACCGCCTGGCAGATCGCCCTGGCCCAGGAACGCGCCGATCAGAACGGCCTGGAGCGATTCGTGACCGTTCAGCCGCAGTACAACCTGCTGTGCCGCGACATCGAGATCGAGATCATGGGGGTTGCCGACTACTACGACATGGGAATCCTCCCGTGGAGTCCACTCGCCTTCGGCCTTCTGAGCGGCAAGTACGATCGCGCCTCGCACACCGGACCGGGCGGGGCCCGCATGAACGATCCGCACGAGAACGACGTCATGGCCAAGTGGAAGCAG
This is a stretch of genomic DNA from Candidatus Krumholzibacteriia bacterium. It encodes these proteins:
- a CDS encoding aldo/keto reductase; this translates as MTYRMLGSSGVKVYPLCLGTMNFGNDGWGCDEDTSVAILNRYLDRGGNFVDTANVYSGGRSEEILGRALEGRRDDVVLATKGYFPLGPDPNRTGNSRRNLRRSVEDSLRRLRTDRIDLYQLHIWDPLTPIEETLGVLDDMVHEGLIHYLGCCNFTAWQIALAQERADQNGLERFVTVQPQYNLLCRDIEIEIMGVADYYDMGILPWSPLAFGLLSGKYDRASHTGPGGARMNDPHENDVMAKWKQRTFTDDTFDVIDLLKVDAERLGTTPVALSLRWLLEQPAVASPIVGPRTVEQLDQNLDAAELEVDTDTLDRLDAATVPYETYLDFMQAGYLSRRTEDLD
- a CDS encoding methyl-accepting chemotaxis protein, which produces MSLRSPIHSLRWRSRLVALAMVVSTVAVAVPLGLDAHESLVASRRGAEVARAMGALHRVTAALQVERAATVHVELGQSVIDLPSPERARERTDTAVESALRISATAGFVEAWDHFERAAGRLDPIRSMADPGGESVRLTVDAYDEVIDAAHRVMAGALERVHETPVHLQAERLHLLEVARENLQREYDRTLRWFASPADSGLRTEAAYARGRAHVLFEALRTKLGGTPRSRLDEALAIGRDPMVERIRGAVDRGVLPQDAHVVECLPLVDRANTILLDVERELGRRQIESADAAHRAALLRAVGVLIALVAVAVSYLMAMRGFRRHVMRPLHEIGTVSERLAMGDMDVDIRISRDREFVRVQAGLEQTRAYYRELARAMSGIADGDLRHHHVPRSSSDELGHIAARMIEGLRGLVGEIRSTSRMLREESARMSRASQQSKVAVVAATEESQSLSSAVEHMHASIQEIALSASESTHVVTSAHDAVARAEASVRELTASSDEIGEVLALIDDIAEQTNLLALNATIEAARAGEVGKGFAVVATEVKNLAEQTARATEEVGEKVSGIRERVGAAMSDMEAISGGIDKVHKMSESLAKAVNTQSGTTGEISMSVTSMHQSTEMSRATTESAGQAIEELRGLGDALGGLIERFQLREEDAAAVASEEEVDLGDSFEQF